Proteins from a single region of Lasioglossum baleicum chromosome 1, iyLasBale1, whole genome shotgun sequence:
- the Bsk gene encoding mitogen-activated protein kinase dJNK: MPYRGPDRTTRLSTMFYTVEVGDTRFTILKRYQNLKPIGSGAQGIVCAAYDSLTAQNVAIKKLSRPFQNVTHAKRAYREFKLMKLVNHKNIIGLLNAFTPQRSLDEFQDVYLVMELMDANLCQVIQMDLDHERMSYLLYQMLCGIKHLHSAGIIHRDLKPSNIVVKSDCTLKILDFGLARTAGTTFMMTPYVVTRYYRAPEVILGMGYKENVDIWSVGCIMGEMIRGGVLFPGTDHIDQWNKIIEQLGTPAQEFMQRLQPTVRNYVENRPRYPGYPFDRLFPDMLFPSDSSEHNRLKASQARDLLSRMLVIDPERRISVDDALLHNYINVWYDEGEVNAPAPGPYDHSVDEREHTVEQWKELIYQEVMEYETSHNPATVAQTSESGGSR, encoded by the exons ATGCCTTACCGGGGCCCCGACAGGACGACCCGGCTGTCCACCATGTTTTACACGGTCGAAGTCGGGGACACCAGGTTCACCATTCTCAAGCGGTACCAGAACCTGAAGCCGATCGGCTCTGGGGCCCAGGGGATCGTTTG CGCGGCGTACGACTCGCTCACCGCTCAGAATGTGGCGATCAAGAAGCTCTCGAGACCTTTTCAAAACGTGACGCACGCGAAGAGGGCCTACAGGGAATTCAAGCTAATGAAATTGGTCAACCATAAAAAC ATCATCGGTCTTCTGAACGCATTCACACCGCAACGATCGTTGGACGAGTTTCAAGACGTGTACCTGGTGATGGAGCTTATGGACGCGAACCTGTGCCAGGTGATACAGATGGATCTGGATCACGAGCGCATGTCCTACCTTCTCTATCAAATGCTATGCGGCATCAAGCACTTACACTCCGCCGGTATCATTCACAGG GATCTGAAACCGAGCAACATCGTCGTCAAGTCGGACTGCACGCTCAAGATTCTCGATTTCGGACTGGCGAGAACCGCTGGAACGACGTTCATGATGACGCCGTACGTGGTCACGCGGTACTATCGAGCGCCAGAG GTGATCCTGGGCATGGGCTACAAGGAGAACGTGGACATCTGGTCGGTCGGGTGCATCATGGGCGAGATGATACGGGGTGGAGTACTCTTTCCCGGCACGGATCACATCGACCAGTGGAACAAAATAATCG AACAACTCGGAACGCCGGCGCAGGAATTCATGCAGCGGCTGCAGCCGACCGTAAGGAATTACGTGGAGAACAGGCCGCGATATCCTGGATACCCGTTCGACAGGCTATTCCCGGACATGCTGTTCCCATCGGACTCCTCGGAGCACAATAGATTAAAAG CCAGCCAAGCCAGGGATCTATTGTCGCGCATGCTCGTCATCGACCCCGAGCGACGCATCTCCGTCGACGACGCTCTGCTGCACAATTACATAAACGTGTGGTACGACGAGGGCGAAGTCAACGCC CCTGCGCCGGGTCCGTACGACCACAGCGTGGACGAGCGAGAGCACACGGTGGAGCAGTGGAAGGAGCTGATCTACCAGGAGGTGATGGAGTACGAGACGAGCCACAATCCGGCGACGGTAGCTCAAACGTCAGAGAGCGGCGGCTCCCGGTAG